The following are encoded together in the Phenylobacterium sp. NIBR 498073 genome:
- a CDS encoding aspartate-semialdehyde dehydrogenase, with protein MGYRVAVVGATGNVGREMLNILEEVNFPVDKIHAIASRRSIGVEVSFGEQILKCEDVEQFDFSTVDVVLMSVSGSFSKEWSPKIGAAGPIVIDNSSAWRMDPDVPLIVPEVNPDDVAYAGKKNIIANPNCSTAQLVVALKPLHDRARIKRVVVSTYQSVSGAGKEGMDELWDQTKGVFVLGAPEPKKFPKQIAFNVIPFIGAFGDDGYTDEEAKMWNETHKMIDPSIALTVTCVRVPVMVGHSESVNIEFHDPLDEDEARDLLRESPGLIVIDQRNDKGYITPKEAQGEFPVFVSRIRKDPTVENGLNLWVVADNLRKGAALNAVQIAELLHERGLLKSKTAA; from the coding sequence ATGGGCTATCGGGTGGCCGTGGTCGGCGCCACGGGCAATGTGGGCCGCGAGATGCTGAACATCCTGGAGGAAGTGAACTTCCCCGTGGACAAGATTCACGCGATCGCCAGCCGCCGGTCGATCGGTGTCGAGGTCTCGTTCGGCGAGCAGATCCTCAAATGCGAAGACGTCGAGCAGTTCGACTTTTCGACCGTCGACGTCGTGCTGATGAGCGTCTCGGGCTCGTTCTCCAAGGAATGGTCGCCGAAGATCGGCGCCGCGGGCCCGATCGTCATCGACAACTCCTCGGCCTGGCGCATGGACCCCGACGTGCCGCTGATCGTGCCGGAAGTGAACCCCGACGACGTCGCCTACGCCGGCAAGAAGAACATCATCGCCAACCCGAACTGCTCGACCGCCCAGCTGGTCGTGGCGCTGAAGCCGCTGCATGACCGCGCGCGCATCAAGCGGGTGGTGGTCTCGACCTACCAGTCGGTCTCCGGCGCCGGCAAGGAAGGCATGGACGAGCTCTGGGACCAGACCAAGGGCGTCTTCGTGCTCGGCGCGCCCGAGCCCAAGAAGTTCCCCAAGCAGATCGCCTTCAACGTCATCCCGTTCATCGGCGCCTTCGGCGACGACGGCTACACCGACGAAGAAGCCAAGATGTGGAACGAGACCCACAAGATGATCGACCCGTCGATCGCCCTGACGGTCACCTGCGTCCGCGTGCCGGTCATGGTCGGCCACTCCGAGAGCGTCAACATCGAGTTCCACGACCCGCTCGACGAGGACGAGGCCCGCGACCTGCTGCGCGAGAGCCCCGGCCTGATCGTCATCGATCAGCGCAACGACAAGGGCTACATCACCCCCAAAGAGGCGCAGGGCGAGTTCCCGGTGTTCGTGTCGCGCATCCGTAAGGACCCGACCGTCGAAAACGGCCTCAACCTCTGGGTCGTGGCCGACAACCTGCGCAAGGGGGCGGCGCTCAACGCGGTGCAGATCGCCGAACTGCTGCACGAGCGCGGCCTGCTGAAGAGCAAGACCGCCGCCTAA